From a single Miscanthus floridulus cultivar M001 chromosome 8, ASM1932011v1, whole genome shotgun sequence genomic region:
- the LOC136471518 gene encoding aspartate aminotransferase, mitochondrial-like isoform X2 → MATLSLAASSAARRPALLPPRLLAARAMATSLFGHVEPAPKDPILGVTEAFLADPLPDKVNVGVGAYRDDNGQPVVLSCVREAERRIAGNLNMEYLPMGGSIKMIEESLKLAYGEDSGFIKDKRIAAVQALSGTGACRLFADFQKRFLPDSQIYIPTPTWSNHHNIWRDAQVPQKTFTYYHPESRGLDFSGLMNDIKNAPDGSFFLLHACAHNPTGVDPTEEQWREISHQFKVKKHFPFFDMAYQGFASGDPERDAKAIRIFLEDGHQIGCAQSYAKNMGLYGQRAGCLSILCEDEMQAVAVKSQLQQIARPMYSNPPVHGALVVSIILNDPELKGLWLKEVKGMADRIIGMRKALKENLEKLGSPLSWDHITNQ, encoded by the exons ATGGCGACGCTCTCCCTCGCGGCCTCCTCCGCGGCCCGGCGCCCGGCACTGCTGCCGCCGAGGCTGCTGGCGGCGAGGGCGATGGCGACGTCGCTCTTCGGCCACGTCGAGCCGGCGCCCAAGGACCCCATCCTCGGCGTCACCGAGGCTTTCCTCGCCGACCCCTTGCCCGACAAAGTCAACGTCGGCGTC GGCGCCTACCGGGACGACAACGGCCAGCCCGTCGTGCTCAGCTGCGTGCGCGAGGCCGAGCGCCGGATCGCGGGCAACCTCAACAT GGAGTACCTTCCGATGGGAGGCAGTATCAAGATGATTGAAGAGTCACTGAAGCTGGCGTACGGAGAGGATTCTGGCTTCATCAAAGATAAGAGGATAGCAGCGGTGCAGGCTCTTTCAGGCACTGGTGCCTGCCGGCTCTTTGCTGATTTCCAGAAGCGTTTTTTGCCTGATTCGCAGATCTACATACCAACACCAACGTGGTCCAA CCATCACAATATTTGGAGGGATGCTCAAGTGCCACAGAAGACATTCacatactaccatccagagtcaAGAGGGCTTGATTTTTCAGGATTGATGAATGACATCAAG AATGCTCCAGAcggttcattctttttgcttcatgcATGTGCTCATAATCCTACTGGTGTAGATCCTACAGAGGAACAATGGAGAGAAATATCCCATCAGTTCAAG GTGAAGAAACATTTTCCATTCTTTGACATGGCATACCAAGGGTTTGCCAGTGGTGATCCAGAGAGAGATGCCAAGGCAATCCGAATTTTCCTTGAAGATGGACACCAAATTGGATGTGCTCAGTCATACGCAAAGAATATGGGACTTTATGGACAGAGAGCAGGATGCCTGAG TATTCTGTGTGAGGATGAGATGCAAGCAGTTGCTGTCAAGAGCCAACTGCAACAGATCGCGAGACCAATGTACAGCAACCCACCTGTTCATGGTGCACTGGTTGTTTCTATAATCCTCAATGATCCAGAATTGAAGGGTTTATGGTTAAAAGAAGTCAAG GGTATGGCTGATCGTATCATTGGCATGCGGAAGGCACTTAAGGAAAATCTTGAAAAGCTAGGTTCACCTTTGTCATGGGATCATATCACTAATCAG TGA
- the LOC136471518 gene encoding aspartate aminotransferase, mitochondrial-like isoform X1 yields MATLSLAASSAARRPALLPPRLLAARAMATSLFGHVEPAPKDPILGVTEAFLADPLPDKVNVGVGAYRDDNGQPVVLSCVREAERRIAGNLNMEYLPMGGSIKMIEESLKLAYGEDSGFIKDKRIAAVQALSGTGACRLFADFQKRFLPDSQIYIPTPTWSNHHNIWRDAQVPQKTFTYYHPESRGLDFSGLMNDIKNAPDGSFFLLHACAHNPTGVDPTEEQWREISHQFKVKKHFPFFDMAYQGFASGDPERDAKAIRIFLEDGHQIGCAQSYAKNMGLYGQRAGCLSILCEDEMQAVAVKSQLQQIARPMYSNPPVHGALVVSIILNDPELKGLWLKEVKGMADRIIGMRKALKENLEKLGSPLSWDHITNQIGMFCYSGMTPEQVDRLTNEYHIYMTRNGRISMAGVTTGNVAYLANAIHEVTKPN; encoded by the exons ATGGCGACGCTCTCCCTCGCGGCCTCCTCCGCGGCCCGGCGCCCGGCACTGCTGCCGCCGAGGCTGCTGGCGGCGAGGGCGATGGCGACGTCGCTCTTCGGCCACGTCGAGCCGGCGCCCAAGGACCCCATCCTCGGCGTCACCGAGGCTTTCCTCGCCGACCCCTTGCCCGACAAAGTCAACGTCGGCGTC GGCGCCTACCGGGACGACAACGGCCAGCCCGTCGTGCTCAGCTGCGTGCGCGAGGCCGAGCGCCGGATCGCGGGCAACCTCAACAT GGAGTACCTTCCGATGGGAGGCAGTATCAAGATGATTGAAGAGTCACTGAAGCTGGCGTACGGAGAGGATTCTGGCTTCATCAAAGATAAGAGGATAGCAGCGGTGCAGGCTCTTTCAGGCACTGGTGCCTGCCGGCTCTTTGCTGATTTCCAGAAGCGTTTTTTGCCTGATTCGCAGATCTACATACCAACACCAACGTGGTCCAA CCATCACAATATTTGGAGGGATGCTCAAGTGCCACAGAAGACATTCacatactaccatccagagtcaAGAGGGCTTGATTTTTCAGGATTGATGAATGACATCAAG AATGCTCCAGAcggttcattctttttgcttcatgcATGTGCTCATAATCCTACTGGTGTAGATCCTACAGAGGAACAATGGAGAGAAATATCCCATCAGTTCAAG GTGAAGAAACATTTTCCATTCTTTGACATGGCATACCAAGGGTTTGCCAGTGGTGATCCAGAGAGAGATGCCAAGGCAATCCGAATTTTCCTTGAAGATGGACACCAAATTGGATGTGCTCAGTCATACGCAAAGAATATGGGACTTTATGGACAGAGAGCAGGATGCCTGAG TATTCTGTGTGAGGATGAGATGCAAGCAGTTGCTGTCAAGAGCCAACTGCAACAGATCGCGAGACCAATGTACAGCAACCCACCTGTTCATGGTGCACTGGTTGTTTCTATAATCCTCAATGATCCAGAATTGAAGGGTTTATGGTTAAAAGAAGTCAAG GGTATGGCTGATCGTATCATTGGCATGCGGAAGGCACTTAAGGAAAATCTTGAAAAGCTAGGTTCACCTTTGTCATGGGATCATATCACTAATCAG ATCGGAATGTTCTGCTACAGTGGGATGACACCTGAACAAGTTGACCGCTTAACAAATGAATACCACATTTACATGACACGCAATGGGAGGATAAG CATGGCTGGTGTAACAACAGGAAATGTTGCTTACTTGGCAAATGCGATTCATGAGGTTACCAAACCAAACTGA